A genome region from Tolypothrix sp. PCC 7712 includes the following:
- the trxA gene encoding thioredoxin gives MATKKQFNSFEEMLSDSDVPVLVDFYADWCGPCQMMVPILEQVNAQLKDRLRIVKIDTEKYAELATKYQIYALPTLMLFKQGQPVDKIEGVMQAPQLVQHLQTKL, from the coding sequence ATGGCTACTAAAAAACAATTCAACAGCTTTGAAGAAATGCTGAGTGATTCTGATGTACCTGTTTTGGTAGATTTTTACGCAGATTGGTGTGGCCCTTGTCAGATGATGGTGCCAATTTTAGAACAAGTGAATGCCCAATTAAAAGACCGTCTACGGATAGTTAAGATAGACACAGAAAAATATGCAGAGTTAGCAACCAAGTATCAAATTTACGCCTTACCCACCCTGATGTTGTTTAAGCAAGGTCAACCAGTAGACAAAATTGAGGGTGTAATGCAAGCACCGCAATTAGTCCAACATCTACAAACTAAGCTTTAG
- the prmA gene encoding 50S ribosomal protein L11 methyltransferase, with protein MANTWWELQILAEPDLEDTIFWRLENFGCRGTAIEGKGNSSLVKAYLPEFQVDLLDLAALSLWLRQDALCVGLSEPNLNWQLIDEEDWATSWKQYWQPEEIGDRFLINPAWLPFPESTDRLVIRLDPGVAFGTGNHATTQLCLESLEMRLSQLPKSFVNSDTQKEPIVIADIGCGSGILSIGAVLLGAEKVYAVDNDPLAVQSTFSNRALNDINPKRLIPAEGSVDILKKLIEAPVDGIVCNILADVIIELVPEITAITKPSTWAIFSGILLEQSKAVADALEQHGWVIATLWKKKEWCCLNVRRS; from the coding sequence ATGGCAAACACCTGGTGGGAATTACAGATATTAGCTGAACCAGACCTAGAAGATACAATCTTTTGGCGACTGGAAAATTTTGGCTGTCGTGGTACAGCAATTGAAGGTAAAGGCAATTCTTCACTCGTCAAGGCTTATTTACCAGAATTTCAGGTAGATTTGTTAGATTTGGCAGCACTATCGTTGTGGCTACGTCAAGATGCGCTATGTGTAGGGTTATCAGAGCCAAATTTAAACTGGCAATTAATTGATGAAGAAGATTGGGCTACTAGCTGGAAACAATATTGGCAACCAGAAGAAATAGGCGATCGCTTTTTGATTAATCCAGCTTGGCTACCATTCCCAGAATCCACAGACCGCTTAGTAATTCGCCTCGACCCTGGTGTAGCATTCGGTACAGGCAACCATGCCACAACTCAGTTATGCTTAGAATCTCTGGAAATGCGGCTGAGTCAATTACCTAAATCATTTGTAAATTCAGACACTCAAAAAGAGCCAATAGTAATTGCTGATATTGGTTGTGGTTCTGGTATCCTTTCTATTGGCGCAGTCTTACTAGGGGCAGAAAAAGTTTATGCAGTGGATAATGACCCATTAGCAGTCCAATCCACCTTCAGCAATCGCGCTCTCAACGACATTAACCCAAAACGCTTGATCCCAGCAGAAGGCAGCGTAGACATCCTCAAAAAACTGATTGAAGCACCAGTAGATGGCATTGTCTGCAACATTTTAGCTGATGTAATTATCGAATTAGTCCCCGAAATCACCGCGATTACCAAACCTAGCACTTGGGCTATCTTCAGTGGCATTTTACTTGAGCAATCCAAAGCCGTAGCTGATGCCTTAGAACAACACGGCTGGGTGATTGCTACTTTGTGGAAGAAGAAAGAATGGTGTTGCTTGAATGTGCGACGGTCGTAG